The Streptomyces seoulensis genome contains a region encoding:
- a CDS encoding sugar kinase — protein sequence MTGTTVCLGETMAQVTPADGQGLQHSRELRLAVAGAESTVAQYLADLGHRAAWVSRVGDDPLGRRIVAAIAGRGVDVAGVRVDPEAPTGVYFKDPGPQGTSVHYYRRGSAASRMGPSDAERVDLAGARLLHLTGITPALSQGCSELVELLMERAAQAGVLVSFDVNHRPALWSSLDHAAVTLRDLARRADVVFVGRDEGERLWGTATAEEIHAHLAPRGTLIVKDGEVGATEFSEAGRQFVPAPAVEVIEAVGAGDAFAAGYLSGLLRGSSSAERLALGHHLAGRTLRSIEDYVPADTLEGN from the coding sequence ATGACCGGTACGACGGTCTGCCTCGGCGAGACGATGGCGCAGGTCACCCCGGCCGACGGCCAAGGGCTGCAACACAGCCGGGAGTTGCGCCTCGCCGTCGCGGGCGCCGAATCGACGGTCGCGCAGTATCTGGCCGACCTCGGGCATCGGGCCGCGTGGGTCAGCCGGGTCGGGGACGACCCGCTCGGGCGGCGGATCGTCGCGGCGATCGCGGGGCGTGGGGTGGATGTCGCCGGGGTCCGGGTCGATCCGGAGGCGCCAACGGGCGTCTATTTCAAGGACCCTGGCCCCCAGGGCACCTCTGTGCACTACTACCGGCGTGGCTCGGCGGCCTCACGGATGGGGCCTTCCGACGCCGAGCGCGTCGACCTGGCCGGGGCGCGGCTGCTGCATCTGACGGGAATCACGCCCGCGTTGTCGCAGGGATGCTCGGAGCTGGTGGAGCTGCTAATGGAACGGGCGGCGCAGGCAGGGGTGTTGGTGTCGTTCGACGTGAATCACCGGCCCGCGCTCTGGAGTTCGCTCGACCACGCGGCTGTGACCCTGCGCGACCTGGCCCGGCGAGCCGACGTCGTGTTCGTCGGCCGGGACGAGGGTGAGCGGCTGTGGGGAACCGCCACGGCGGAGGAGATCCACGCCCACCTCGCGCCTCGCGGCACGCTGATCGTGAAGGACGGCGAGGTCGGGGCCACCGAATTCAGTGAGGCTGGACGGCAGTTCGTCCCCGCACCCGCCGTCGAGGTCATCGAGGCGGTCGGCGCCGGAGACGCCTTCGCCGCCGGTTACCTGAGCGGACTCCTGCGCGGGTCCAGCTCCGCCGAACGGCTCGCCCTCGGCCACCACCTCGCCGGGCGCACCCTGCGCAGCATCGAGGACTATGTGCCCGCCGACACCTTGGAAGGGAACTGA
- a CDS encoding FadR/GntR family transcriptional regulator gives MSPLPVRREAVSDQLYAVLRDRILAGTPRPGSPLTAERDLAAEFGVNRHAVREAVKRLQQARLVEVSHGGRTLVLDWRRTAGLDLAIGIAGADSGPTIAELTRDALEMRVCVGADAARLCALRCSDHAASRIMESAGRYAVRGPDLTELGEADVAWWRLIVEGSGNIAYLLAFNSLVTGAVPVAQAPDALRADELLDVEAHLRLGSLIAAREADAAERLARELLSRSVPTTAPEAVN, from the coding sequence ATGTCTCCCTTACCCGTCCGGCGTGAGGCGGTCTCCGACCAGCTCTACGCCGTGCTGCGCGACAGGATTCTCGCCGGGACGCCCCGACCCGGCTCCCCGCTCACCGCCGAACGCGACCTCGCGGCCGAGTTCGGCGTGAACCGGCACGCGGTCCGCGAGGCCGTCAAGCGCCTCCAGCAGGCCCGGCTGGTCGAGGTCAGCCACGGCGGCCGCACCCTGGTCCTGGACTGGCGGCGCACCGCCGGCCTCGACCTCGCCATCGGGATCGCCGGCGCCGACAGCGGGCCCACGATCGCCGAACTCACCCGCGACGCACTGGAGATGCGTGTCTGCGTCGGCGCCGACGCCGCGCGGCTGTGCGCGCTGCGCTGCTCCGACCACGCCGCCTCGAGAATCATGGAGAGCGCGGGCCGGTACGCCGTGCGGGGCCCCGACCTCACGGAGCTGGGCGAGGCGGACGTGGCCTGGTGGCGGCTGATCGTGGAGGGCTCCGGGAACATCGCCTACCTGCTGGCCTTCAACAGCCTGGTCACCGGCGCGGTCCCGGTCGCGCAGGCACCGGACGCCCTGCGCGCCGACGAACTCCTTGACGTGGAAGCCCACTTGCGGCTCGGCTCGCTCATCGCCGCCCGCGAGGCCGACGCGGCCGAACGGCTGGCACGCGAACTGCTGTCCCGCAGCGTCCCCACCACAGCCCCGGAAGCGGTGAACTGA
- a CDS encoding sterol desaturase family protein produces MIPAVIYAIPAFVLLVVVEALSYRFLPDDDERGYELRDTVTSMSMGAGSQVIGLPWKVVTVLAYAAAFTVAPWQLSPSSPWTWLLLFFADDLAYYVFHRAHHRVRVLWAGHVVHHSSLRFNLSTALRQSWTPMTTLPFWLPLALLGVPPWMILLQQSVSLVYQFFLHTERVDKLWRPVEWLFNTPSHHRAHHGSNNVYLDRNYGGILIVWDRLFRTFEPEGERVVYGLTKNIETHNPLRVAFHEYAATWRDVRSAASWRDRAGYLLGPPGWAPASR; encoded by the coding sequence ATGATCCCCGCCGTGATCTACGCGATACCCGCGTTCGTGCTCCTCGTCGTGGTCGAGGCGCTGTCGTACCGCTTCCTCCCCGACGACGACGAACGCGGCTACGAACTGCGCGACACCGTCACCAGCATGTCCATGGGCGCCGGGAGCCAGGTCATCGGGCTGCCGTGGAAGGTAGTGACGGTCCTGGCGTACGCCGCCGCCTTCACCGTCGCGCCCTGGCAGCTCTCGCCGTCCTCGCCGTGGACCTGGCTGCTGCTGTTCTTCGCCGACGACCTGGCGTACTACGTCTTCCACCGCGCCCACCACCGGGTGCGGGTGCTGTGGGCGGGCCATGTGGTCCACCACTCCAGCCTGCGCTTCAACCTGTCGACCGCGCTCCGGCAGAGCTGGACGCCGATGACGACGCTGCCGTTCTGGCTGCCGCTCGCGCTGCTCGGCGTACCGCCCTGGATGATCCTCCTCCAGCAGTCGGTCAGCCTGGTCTACCAGTTCTTCCTGCACACCGAGCGGGTGGACAAGCTGTGGCGGCCGGTGGAGTGGCTCTTCAACACCCCGTCCCACCACCGCGCGCACCACGGCTCCAACAACGTCTACCTGGACCGCAACTACGGCGGCATCCTCATCGTCTGGGACCGCCTCTTCCGTACCTTCGAGCCCGAGGGCGAGCGGGTGGTGTACGGCCTGACGAAGAACATCGAGACCCACAACCCGCTGCGCGTCGCCTTCCACGAGTACGCCGCCACCTGGCGCGACGTACGCTCGGCGGCGAGCTGGCGCGACCGCGCCGGGTACCTGCTGGGACCGCCCGGCTGGGCCCCGGCGTCCCGGTGA
- a CDS encoding bifunctional 4-hydroxy-2-oxoglutarate aldolase/2-dehydro-3-deoxy-phosphogluconate aldolase: MSFDRVFAKAPVMAILRGMPLARSVELADRAWDLGIECVEVPVQDEEAAAVLAAVVAAGAERGKPVGAGTVTTAERLAWAVSAGAAFTVAPGLDTEVARASLAAGLPHLPGVATATDVQTARAMGLDWLKAFPASVLGPDWFRAMRGPVPEVPFVATGGIDASNAAAYLAAGAKVVAVGSALEDPGQLRALAALLAP, encoded by the coding sequence ATGTCTTTCGACCGTGTCTTCGCCAAGGCGCCCGTGATGGCGATCCTGCGCGGCATGCCGCTCGCGAGGTCCGTCGAACTGGCCGACCGTGCCTGGGATCTGGGCATCGAATGCGTCGAGGTGCCGGTACAGGACGAGGAGGCCGCGGCCGTCCTCGCCGCCGTCGTGGCGGCGGGTGCGGAGCGCGGCAAGCCGGTCGGCGCGGGCACCGTCACCACGGCGGAGCGGCTGGCGTGGGCGGTGTCGGCCGGAGCGGCCTTCACCGTGGCACCGGGGCTCGACACCGAGGTGGCCCGAGCCAGTCTCGCCGCCGGGCTGCCCCATCTGCCCGGCGTGGCGACGGCCACCGATGTCCAGACCGCGCGGGCGATGGGCCTGGACTGGCTGAAGGCGTTCCCGGCGAGCGTGCTCGGCCCCGACTGGTTCCGCGCCATGCGCGGGCCCGTCCCCGAGGTGCCGTTCGTCGCCACCGGCGGCATCGACGCGTCGAACGCGGCCGCGTATCTGGCGGCGGGGGCCAAGGTCGTGGCCGTGGGCTCGGCGCTGGAGGACCCCGGGCAACTCCGTGCACTGGCCGCCCTCTTGGCGCCCTGA
- a CDS encoding IclR family transcriptional regulator gives MSQTVRRAIDILEFIARGPRTQTEVGDHLGVHRSTALRILESLTDGGLARRLPDGRYAVGHRLAGLAQLALEQFGLKEIAAGHLRALGEHCGHTVHLAALEGDQIVYVDKVDPVDGVRLYSQIGRPVTLHTAGVAKAILAHVPRATAEVLLTACDFAPHTGTTITDPAAYRKTLDETRARGFAVDDGEYEDYVNCVAVSVRDNGGEVVAAISVTALKAKADLAALERDVLPELTTTAETISRELGWRP, from the coding sequence ATGTCACAGACCGTGAGACGGGCCATCGACATCCTGGAGTTCATCGCCCGTGGCCCCCGCACCCAGACCGAGGTCGGCGACCACCTCGGCGTGCACCGGTCGACCGCGCTGCGCATCCTGGAGTCGCTGACCGACGGCGGACTCGCGCGGCGGCTGCCCGACGGCCGGTACGCGGTCGGACACCGGCTCGCCGGACTCGCCCAGCTCGCCCTGGAGCAGTTCGGGCTGAAGGAGATCGCGGCCGGACACCTGCGTGCCCTCGGCGAGCACTGCGGACACACCGTGCACCTCGCCGCACTGGAGGGCGACCAGATCGTCTACGTCGACAAGGTCGACCCGGTGGACGGGGTGCGGCTCTACTCCCAGATCGGCCGGCCCGTGACCCTGCACACCGCCGGTGTCGCCAAGGCGATCCTCGCCCACGTGCCGCGCGCGACGGCCGAAGTCCTGCTCACCGCCTGCGACTTCGCCCCGCACACCGGCACCACCATCACCGACCCGGCCGCCTACCGGAAGACGCTGGACGAGACCCGCGCGCGGGGCTTCGCCGTGGACGACGGTGAGTACGAGGACTACGTGAACTGCGTCGCCGTATCCGTACGGGACAACGGTGGCGAAGTGGTCGCCGCGATCTCCGTGACCGCGCTCAAGGCGAAGGCGGACCTCGCCGCCCTGGAGCGGGACGTGCTGCCCGAACTGACCACCACCGCCGAGACGATCTCGAGGGAGCTGGGATGGCGACCGTGA
- the dgoD gene encoding galactonate dehydratase has product MKITALTTYLVAPRWLFLKIETDEGITGWGEPVVEGRAHTVAAAVDELADHLTGQDPLRIEDHWQVMTKGGFYRGGPVLSSAVSGIDQALWDIKGKYHGVPVHDLLGGAVRDRMRMYSWIGGDDPSEAAEHAAQRLEQGYRAVKMNVGGRLKHLETSREIDAVLARVASVREVMGEDGDVAVDFHGRTSPALAKQLARALEPLRPMFIEEPLLPELTSQYGEFTASTSIPVATGERLYSRWDFDPVLRSGIALAQPDLSHAGGISEVRRIAAQAEVHGVGLAPHCPLGPIALAACLQVDFASPNAFIQETSLGIHYNVGSDLGDYLVDTSVFDFDTTDGHMARLTAPGLGIEIDERAVAEAAASGHRWHNPVWRHTDGSFAEW; this is encoded by the coding sequence ATGAAGATCACCGCACTCACGACCTACCTCGTCGCCCCCCGTTGGCTCTTCCTCAAGATCGAGACGGACGAGGGGATAACCGGCTGGGGCGAGCCCGTGGTCGAGGGCCGCGCGCACACCGTCGCCGCCGCCGTGGACGAACTCGCCGACCACCTCACCGGCCAGGACCCGCTCCGTATCGAGGACCACTGGCAGGTCATGACCAAGGGCGGCTTCTACCGGGGCGGTCCCGTCCTGTCGTCCGCCGTGTCCGGCATCGACCAGGCGCTGTGGGACATCAAGGGCAAGTACCACGGTGTCCCGGTGCACGACCTGCTCGGCGGCGCGGTCCGGGACCGGATGCGGATGTACTCCTGGATCGGCGGCGACGACCCGAGCGAGGCCGCCGAGCATGCGGCCCAGCGCCTCGAACAGGGCTACCGGGCCGTGAAGATGAACGTCGGCGGCCGCCTCAAGCACCTGGAGACCTCCCGCGAGATCGACGCCGTACTCGCCCGCGTCGCCTCCGTGCGCGAGGTGATGGGCGAGGACGGGGACGTCGCCGTCGACTTCCACGGCCGCACCTCGCCCGCTCTCGCCAAGCAGCTCGCCCGCGCCCTGGAGCCACTGCGGCCGATGTTCATCGAGGAGCCGCTGCTGCCCGAACTCACGTCTCAGTACGGCGAGTTCACGGCATCCACCAGCATCCCTGTGGCCACCGGTGAACGCCTCTACTCCCGCTGGGACTTCGACCCGGTCCTGCGCTCCGGTATCGCCCTCGCCCAGCCCGACCTGTCGCACGCGGGCGGCATCTCCGAGGTGCGCCGGATCGCGGCCCAGGCCGAGGTGCACGGCGTCGGGCTCGCCCCGCACTGCCCGCTGGGCCCCATCGCGCTCGCGGCCTGCCTCCAGGTGGACTTCGCCAGCCCGAACGCGTTCATCCAGGAGACCAGCCTCGGCATCCACTACAACGTCGGCTCCGACCTCGGCGACTACCTCGTCGACACCTCCGTCTTCGACTTCGACACCACCGACGGCCACATGGCCCGCCTGACCGCACCGGGCCTCGGCATCGAGATCGACGAACGAGCCGTCGCCGAGGCGGCCGCCAGCGGGCACCGTTGGCACAACCCGGTGTGGCGGCACACGGACGGCTCCTTCGCGGAGTGGTGA